cgcctgtaatcccagctacttggggggctgaggcaggagaatcgcctgaacccaggatgtggaggttgaggtgagctgagatcgtgccattgcactccagcctggcaacaagagtgaaactccatctcaaaaaaaagaaaacagcacttGTCAGCACTGCCGCCCCTGGCACTAGATGGCAGCAGCATCTGAGTCCCTGCTCTGCCCTGCAGGCCAGTGGGAAGCTGTTTCAAGCCCCTGGGGTAAAATGAGGGAGGAGGGCCAGCTGCCCTCGGGCCCCAAggcccccctccctccccaggtgGTTTATCAGTTTCCAGCACCTGGAAAGAACCTGCATTTTCTCCCAGGGCTGCTGTCGATTCTCCTGCCCTGCTGACGTTGCTGGGTGCATGAGGACTGGCAGGGAGGAGACCTAGCCACTGCCTCCTTGGCCCCTTCCTGAGGAGATTGAGCTTCCCACAAACCAGGTGGGCAAGCAGAGGCTGCTGGGTGGCCTGACGGGGTCCTCCTAACTGGAGGATGGTGGGTTCCTCCTGTTCCTCAGGGACTCTCCAAGGTGGTCCTGTTGACTTTGCCATCAGCACCCTTCGACCCCTGCCAGCAGTTCCCCACCTACTTAGAATCATGGTGACACAGACCACAGCCTGAGGCTGCCATGGGGAGCGGGCTGGGGGTGCAGCCAAGGCTGCCGCAGCCTCTCCCTACAGGGTTGGGCACAGGTGGGCTGCTCTTGCAGCCAACCCCACAGCCAACAGAGAGGCTGGAGTCACCGGGGCCAGGCTCAGCGCAGGACTTGCCTTCCTCAGCTGATGGCCACCCGGTTTTCCTGGGGGACATCTTTGAAAACAGGATAGTGCTGACCTGTCCCGTGTGGTTTCTAACATAGGCACTTTAGAAAGAAGGCCCAGACTTGATCCCGTCTTTCTAGTTTTGTTTCACATTGTGAAAATTACCGTTATTCTTTGTAAGATGCAGATGCTATGTACTCATGTAGAAAACTAaggtaaaatggaaacaaattttGAAAGGTAATGATAACCCGAATGAATTCGATGATGTCCGAGACCTACTTTAAAATGTACTTCGAAATAGTGGGTTGGGTGGAGATTCAGATGAAATGCAGTTAACCACGTGGTGATCATTGTTGAAGCTGGTAACGGGCTCTTGGGGGTTCTTTACACTGGCCTGCCTGCTTTTGTGTAAGTTTGGTGTCCAACCTTAAAGATGTAACCACtacaaatattttgagaaatacctACCTAAGGGTGTTCTGTGCCAACACACAGAGATAGTTCTAGAATCTCTGCTttgtaagtgtgtgtatgtgttttaagactttatttttttagagcaattttagaaTCACAGCAAAATAAGAAGGCACAGCGATTTCTCATATGCCCCCTAGCCGCCCCCACACtcagcctcccccattatcaacatctcagtagagtggggtgcttgTTAACAGTGGATGAACCTATGCTGACACATTGTCACCCAGTGTCCATAGTTGACATTGGGGTTCCCTCTTGGTGTTGGACATTCTATGTGTTTGGACAAATGGAACCCTTGGCTTTAACCCCTGTGTTTCATGACAATGCCATTTGGTGAGGTTCTTTGTTCATTCACCTACATGTGGTCGAGATGCTTGTGAGCCaaagagtcatgctctgttgggTGGCAGGACAGGTGTGTGATGGGACCTTTGCAGCCAGGCTTCTAGATGGGAGTCCCAGCTCCTTCCCAGGAGCTCCGTCTCTGGGCAAATTTCCCAGTCCCTGTGGTTTCAGCTGCTTTATTAGAAAATGGTCCCTTCTCTGTAGGATTAGTTTGAGCGTTAAATAAGTGAATCGCATGTAAGCagatgtgagttgagtgcagctCTTGTCCCTGTTTTGACAGCAGATTGCGTTCTCTCATGCAGCTGTGCTGGGTGATTTCACCATTGCCAGCTGCTGGACATTAgactctgtccagtttttcacTGGCTGGACAGTGCTGCACCTGACTCAGTGCACTTTTGGGGCCACCAGCCCCATGACAGGTACCCtttcctgcactccagcctttagGACCTTTTGGCCTTTCCCCAGTTTGAAAGCCGCAGGCCCCAGGGTTTCTCTGAGTTGTCCTAGGCAGTTGTGGCTGCGTCTTTTCCTCTGTGAATACAGGTTCCTTTAGCAGCCGACTCTGGGGTCCTTTCCCAGCACACATGTCCAGAGAGAGGCACACGGTGGCTGCGGGCCTTGCCGGGCTTCTGGGCTCCCTGCCTGGTCTGGCCCAGTGGGTGCCTGGGATGGCCTTGGTGCTCCTGTTCTCACCTGTACTCTCTGCCCCCAGGGAAGGCTACAACAATCCCCCCATCTCAGGTGAGAATCTGATTGGCCTGAGCAGAGCCCGGCGCCCCCACAATGCCATCTTTGTCAACTTTGAGGATGAGGAGGTGCCCAAGCAGCCGCTGGAGGCTGCAGCCCAGACGTGGAGGAGAGTCTGCACTAACCCCGTGGACcggaaggtggaggaggagctgaGGAAGGCAAGTCCTGCGCTGAGCCTGGTCCCGGTGACTCCAGCCTCTCTGTTGGCTTCCCATGTTTACCCAGCTGCTCCCTGTTCCTGGCTGTGGGGTTGGCTGCACTGACCTTTACCCATTCCTTAGTGCATGGGAACTTCTCACCTTCAGATGCCGTATCTAAAGGCTGTGTCGGTATAAGTTCTACATTCCCGAGGTTGAAAATGCTTCTTAGAGTTCTTAAGAAAAATATGCGTGCATTGTTCAAATGTGACATAAATGTGGAGCTCTGGGATCCACTGAGCtcttattcatccattcactgaTTGCAGCAAACCCAGTGGGGCACGCAGTGTGCCAGGCCCAGCACTTTCTTACTGTTAGAACTGGAACCGTGCTGCCAGGCAGCCCGCCTTCCCCGGGCTTGCGGGTGCCGTGGAGTCCTGCGTCCCCACTGGCATGAGCATCAGGTTCACAGTGAGGCCACTGCCACCTGGAGCCCGGCGCTTCCCTTACGCAGTGTGCCTGTGGGAGACCACGTGGATTTCTTATTGATTTCCAGCAGTCACTGGGGCACACTGTCAGTGGCTCCTTATTGCCCGCCAGGCACAGCCCACATTCCTGACCTGAATTGGCTTGTGAGGCCCGCTGCCCCGGCCTCCTGGCCCTCTACACTCCGGCCACACTGACCTTTGTAgtcctccccaggccaggctgtcCCCTTCAGCCCTGATGATGTCCTACCTCAGGCACCTGTTCTGTAGATTGGggcagcatggggaccctgggacTCTAGCATGTGCGCCCTGAGCCCTGCTCCCCACCGCGCTGTGGGCTGTATGAGGACAGCGACCATGTCTCTTGTCGTTTGAGAGACCTAGCCCCACAACTGCACTTGGCACAGGCTGGGCACGCAGCCCAGGCTTCTGAGGAAAGGGATGAATTAGTGAGGGCAGCAGGTTCTAGGGCCATGCCCTGTGTGTCCAGCCCCTGTCCTCTACCAGCTCTTCTctggaggggctgctggggcccAGAACATGTTGGGAGTTCAGGGCAGAAGGGTGGAAGCTGCTGGTGCTCATCTCAGCCTCTGCCCTTGGCCTCCCCAGCTGTTTGACATCCGTCCCATCTGGTCCCGGAACGCTGTCAAGGCCAACATCAGCGTCCACCCAGACAAGCTCAAGGTCTTGCTTCCCTTCATAGCCTATTACATGGTAAGTGTCAGCTGCCCACCCACCTGCCTTGATTCCCACCCATATGGTCCCTGGTCCCTGCTGTGATGTCTTACAGCCACAGTAAGAGCAGCCAACCCCCTATCCTGGCTCCCCATccttcctgccccacccccatcctggCCCATCCTTCCTACCCACCCCTGGCCTGGCCCTCATCCTTCCTGCCCTACCCCCAACCTAGCACCTCCCCCATCCTGGCACCCCCATCCTTCCTCCCCCCCGTCCTGGCACCCCCATCCTTCCTCCCCCCCGTCCTGGCACccccatccttccttccctcctgtccTGGCACCCCCATCCTTCCTCCCCCCCGTCCTGGCACCCCCATCCTTCCTCCCCCTTGTCCTGGCACCcccatccttccttccccccCGTCCTGGCACCCCCATCCTTCCTCCCCCCTGTCCTGGCACCcccatccttccttccccccGTCCTGGCACCCCCATCCTTCCTCACCCCCATCCTTCCTCCCCCCTGTCCTGGCACCCGGATCCTAGCATCCCTAAGACAGCTTATTAAAGCCAGCTAGAAAAGTTTCAGCTCCCTGAGTCCAGGGCGCCCTCCACAGCCTGTTGGGCTGCAGAACCCAGCCCCTGACCACAGCGGCCCCATGTCGTCCTCTACCTGTGTTGAGTAGGGTTCAGTGGGAGGCAGATCCACCTTTGATCCACAAGCATGTAAAGATGGATGTCATTACTGAGGTTCGCAAAGGTGCTGGTGGGAAAGGGACCCTCCCCGCTGCCAGGCCTCACAGAGCATTAGGGGAAGCCAGTGTAGACATGACCGTGAGGGTCTGCGGCAGGCAGTGGGACACAAGAAAGACTCatttcttctgtcttgttggACTTCCGGCTCAGGAGAGCGACCTGTGCTGCTTGGcgttggcattttattttattttatttattttatttattttgagatggagtctcactctgtctcccaggctggagtgcagtggtgtgatctctgctcactgcaacctccgcctctgggattcaagtgattctcctgcctcagccccctaagtacctgggagtacaggcgcaagccgccatgcccagctaattttctttttttgcatttttagtagagatggggtttcgctatgttggtcaggctggtctcgaactcctaacctcaagtgatccgcctgcctcggcctcccaaagtgctgggattataggcgagagccactgcgcctggctggcaTTGGCTTTTTAGACATAAGCCATTCAAAAGCTCCGTTTGGGGACAGAAGATGTCTCATCGATCAGGCCAGTAGTAACACTGGGCACTTAATATGCGCCAGGAACCATGGCAAAGGCTCCATGGGcgctatctcatttaatcctctgaaAAACCGTgggaggccaggcacgatggctcacacctagaatcctggtattttgggaggctgaagcgggagaatcgcttgcatccaggagttcgagaccagcctcggcaacataatgagaacccatctctacaaaaaaatcaaaaattagctgggtgtggtggctcgtgcctgtagctccacctacttgggaggctgaggtaggaggatcgcttgagcccagaggttgaggctgcagtgaaccgtgattgtgccactgcactcaagcctgggcaacagaatgagaccctctctcaaaaaaacaaaaacaaaaaaacccacaggaAAGGGTACTCCTGTTCCTTCCATCTGACAGGAAGACCAAGGTTTGGAAAGGCCACGTGCCCTCACCAAGGTGACAGGGCCTGCACGTGGCAGAGCAGGGCTGGGCATCCAGAGCCCTGTCCCCAGCTCCTGAGCTCTTCTGCTGCCTTGCTGTAGGCTCTGCCCCGTCCAGGGACCTGGGCCTTCACCTCACCTCAcatttttccccccttttctgTCCCAGATAACAGGCCCCTGGCGCAGCCTATGGATTCGATTTGGGTATGACCCCCGAAAAAACCCAGATGCCAAGATTTATCAAGTCCTCGATTTCCGAATCCGTTGTGGAATGAAACACGGTAAAAATTCCTGAAAGCTTTGCTTCCTACCTTTCTCTCTATTTATCTTTCAGTTTCTAGCATTCTCTTTTGTAGTAAGAATCTTTTCatttggaaagaataaaaaaacctTTTGCCCCCATTGCTGAGACTCTTTTGAATGCAGAATGGCGTGGAAACAAAAGTCCTAGTTCTGTGCTGGCCCCGCCGCTGACCGCCCGTTTCTGAACCACAGTCCCTCATTAAGTGACTCCATGTGCCCTATGGTCCTGTGATGCAGGCCAGGCACTTGTGAGAGCATCAGTGCCCGCCCCGCCTGGGAAGTGCTGAGATGTGTTGGTGACCGCAGTGGCGTGCTTGGCAGCCTGGGGTTGCCCTCTCAGGAGCTGGCCCCATGGACCCAAGTCCCATCTCCAGTGTGAAGCCAGTGTTGTGTGCCGACGGGCCCTGTGCCCGCCCACCTGACTTGCTTGTCCTCGCCTGCAGGTTACGCCCCCAGTGACTTGCCGGTCAAAGCAAAGCGCAGCACCTACAACTACAGCCTCCCCATCACCGTCAAGAAGACACGTAAGCGTGCCAGGTGCCTTTTGTGGGTCGTGAGTGATTTGCCAAGGAAGGCGGGGCACCGGGGCCCAGACGGGGAGGTGGTTCCTGGGGGTCACTCCAGGGCTCTGCCGGTCATTCCTCCCCAGAAGGGGGTGGACTGGCAGGAGGGCAGGACATGGTGGTTGGGAGAGacacctcctccccaccctgcacCTGCCAAGCACTGCTGTTGTCCCCACGCAGCCAGCCAGCTTGTCACCATGCATGATCTGAAGCAGGGCCTGGGCCCATCGGGGACGAGTGGTGCTCGGAAACCAGCTTCCAGCAAGTACAAGCTCAAGGTGGGCGCCCCTGAGCCCCAGGAGGGAGTGGCTCCCAGGGGAGGCCGGGAATGGGGGGGAGGACTTCCCTCTTGGGGCCGGGCACCCTGTGGGTAGCTCTGCCCACCGGGGCCTCGGCACCTTGCCTACTTTTAGGTCAGCCTTCAGACACTGAGGGTGAGAACTCGGGTGCAAACCCCTGGGGCTGTGTGTGTTGGGGACATCTGGCGAAGAGGTGGTGACaagtctcagacagggaagcctGGCACCAGCAGCTGCATGTGGCTGTCCTTCTCGAGCCCTTTGGGAGCCTGGGCCCCCACTGAGCCACGTGACCACTCCCGGAATGATCGGAATTGGGCACACACAGGAGGACAGAGCCAGAACAGGCCGTGTGGGCCGCAGCTGTGGCAGGAGCCTCCCCGGCTCACGTTTCCGTCAGTGCGGTTGCCCGGCGGGGTTTGGCAGTTTCCAGAGCTGTTCCCACATTCAGGCTCCCACAAGCCGCTCCACAGTCCCGGGGGAGGCCGAGAAGGGGGCATCCCGCACGGTGGAATCACCTGCCGAGGGAGTGGGTGGCAGAGATGAGTGCCGCAGAGACAGGTGATGCGAGGGACTCGCTGTCCCCCAGTGTCCAGGGCCCCTGCCTACTTCCTAGGTTTTTCAGACCTTTGCTGTCTTCCCAGTGAGGGACGATCATGCCACAGCCTGTGCGGCCTTCCTTCTCAAGGCCTCTCCTAGGAGGCCGTTATCCTTACCTCTAGAACTACATGGCTGGGTACGGAAAGGAGAGAGTAAACACTCACTAAGCCCTACTTTCCCCAGAAAAGATGTCAGGGAAGCCCATAGGGGGACACAGGGTGACAAATTAGCAGCAGTGGGTGAGGGATAAGGTCAGAGTGCAGGAGGGCACAGAGAGCAGAGCCTGGCACAAGGCTAGTGCCGGTCCCATGCCATGGGCGCCATGGCCTGCTGCATGGGCAGGCTCACCGTTTCCAGTGGCCCCGGGAGGGCCTGGGTGCTCCTCTGCCTCTCCCAGAGCCTCCTGGGGAGTTGGACCTTGTTTTTTCCCCACCTCCTCCGTGGCCTTCCAGCCTGTCTGCCCAACCTGCTCCTGGTGACCAGCCAGCTCCCTGGAGAGACCCCATGGGAGCCTACATGGAGTCTGCAACACTGGCAGCCCCAGGGCTCTGGCTGaccttccctgtctctctccctctttgtcACCAGGACTCTGTCTACATCTTCCGGGAAGGGGCCTTGCCACCCTATCGGCAGATGTTCTACCAGTTATGCGACTTGAATGTGGAAGAGTACGTATGGGAGGGTCCCTGAGACACTGAGGGGGGCCTGTGGGACCCAGGGACCAAAGTGGTCTCTGCAACTCTTCCACTTCACGTCGGCCTTCATCTCCGGCAAGAGCACTCGCCTGTCTGGGAGTTTGGTGCTGCCGAGAGCCCTGGCGTGCTGGTGGCCCTCATAGAGGCGGTGCCCTATAGAAAGCCATGGCTCCAAGCTGCGCAGAGATAGTTCTTACTGTTATGTCCTTGCTCCTCTTCCACTGTCCACATAAAGGCCCCATGAGGTGGTTCTCAATCCTAGGACACATCAGATCCCACAAACCTTTTATCGACTTGTTCTCAATGATGTTTAAAGAATTGCAGGGAAAGGGCACTCACTGGGATGGGAGGAGATGGGAACACATCAAATACATCTTGAAATCTGCTGAAAGCCATGGTTCACCAGAAGCATGTGCAGTGGTAACACGGCCAGCTTCACGTGTGTGAGGGGGTCCAGGGAGCACACAGGCTTAGGGCCCCAGCTGGGAGCACACAGCTTGTGTTTCCAGTTCCTCTCTATAGACTTCGCTCACGGGGCTGCCTTTCTCAGTACAGCTCTGCCTCTGGCAAAAACCAACACTGGCATCTCTTAGCAGAGACCCACCCTGGGACTTTATGTCCcaaccctctccccacccccaggttGCAGAAGATCATTCACCGCAATGATGGGGCAGAGAATTCCTGCACAGAACGGGATGGGTGGTGCCTCCCCAAGACCAGCGACGAGCTCAGGGACACCATGTCCCTCATGATCCGGCAGACCATCCGCTCCAAGAGGCCTGGTAAGAGCCGCTTGGGGTAAAGGGGGTCCAGGATGCCTGGGGATCTCCTTTGAGACAGAGGTGTCCCTAAGGGGACCCATTCCTGGGAAATGGCACCCAGGTGGCATCATCTTGCCCCTGGCCCTGGTGGGAGGAGGACATTGTGAGCCAGAGCCCAGCCCAGGTGCTGGCATC
The nucleotide sequence above comes from Pongo pygmaeus isolate AG05252 chromosome 13, NHGRI_mPonPyg2-v2.0_pri, whole genome shotgun sequence. Encoded proteins:
- the GTF3C5 gene encoding general transcription factor 3C polypeptide 5 isoform X1 is translated as MAGPARRAGMAAEAADLGLGAAVPVELRRERRMVCVEYPGVVRDVAKMLPTLGGEEGVSRIYADPTKRLELYFRPKDPYCHPVCANRFSTSSLLLRIRKKTRRQKGVLGTEAHSEVTFDMEILGIISTIYKFQGMSDFQYLAVHTEAGGKHTSMYDKVLMLRPEKEAFFHQELPLYIPPPIFSRLDAPVDYYYRPETQHREGYNNPPISGENLIGLSRARRPHNAIFVNFEDEEVPKQPLEAAAQTWRRVCTNPVDRKVEEELRKLFDIRPIWSRNAVKANISVHPDKLKVLLPFIAYYMITGPWRSLWIRFGYDPRKNPDAKIYQVLDFRIRCGMKHGYAPSDLPVKAKRSTYNYSLPITVKKTPSQLVTMHDLKQGLGPSGTSGARKPASSKYKLKDSVYIFREGALPPYRQMFYQLCDLNVEELQKIIHRNDGAENSCTERDGWCLPKTSDELRDTMSLMIRQTIRSKRPALFSSSAKADGGKEQLTYESGEDEEEDEEEEEEEEDFKPSDGSENEMETEILDYV
- the GTF3C5 gene encoding general transcription factor 3C polypeptide 5 isoform X2, with the protein product MTRAIYADPTKRLELYFRPKDPYCHPVCANRFSTSSLLLRIRKKTRRQKGVLGTEAHSEVTFDMEILGIISTIYKFQGMSDFQYLAVHTEAGGKHTSMYDKVLMLRPEKEAFFHQELPLYIPPPIFSRLDAPVDYYYRPETQHREGYNNPPISGENLIGLSRARRPHNAIFVNFEDEEVPKQPLEAAAQTWRRVCTNPVDRKVEEELRKLFDIRPIWSRNAVKANISVHPDKLKVLLPFIAYYMITGPWRSLWIRFGYDPRKNPDAKIYQVLDFRIRCGMKHGYAPSDLPVKAKRSTYNYSLPITVKKTPSQLVTMHDLKQGLGPSGTSGARKPASSKYKLKDSVYIFREGALPPYRQMFYQLCDLNVEELQKIIHRNDGAENSCTERDGWCLPKTSDELRDTMSLMIRQTIRSKRPALFSSSAKADGGKEQLTYESGEDEEEDEEEEEEEEDFKPSDGSENEMETEILDYV